In one Pseudarthrobacter sp. NBSH8 genomic region, the following are encoded:
- a CDS encoding MFS transporter: MTVAPSGTPTLSDAPPKPRTAVVFGVIALVLIGLNLRAGIAAASALLHDFQQVLGYGPLVAAIIPSIPTLCFAVAGAATSWLTGRLGVEKAILLALGFLAAGLLLRGIPATGMLVAGTVVGMSGLAVCNVAMPSFIREHFANRTSAMTALYTVTMTTGATVTAVAVVPLALALGSPSAALGTIGFLAVAAFLGFLPVVLHAHRNSVRNTAARISPWPLLRTRKGQLLTALFALQALLAYSLISWFPSMLINMGISSADSGLMYGLMQLVSVPAGMVLLAIGSRPRMLRPALYLVSTTMVAGLASLMFLPVSLAVIPTVLLGFGLGIFPLVMVMISRSGTSTAETTALSTLAQSTGYLLATAGPFGAGLLFSGTGGWTLPLALLLGLAVVQVVVAHLISRTPLSGLKK, translated from the coding sequence ATGACTGTAGCCCCTTCCGGTACCCCGACGCTGTCCGACGCGCCGCCCAAGCCGCGTACCGCCGTCGTCTTCGGCGTCATTGCGCTGGTGCTTATTGGGCTGAACCTGCGCGCGGGGATTGCGGCGGCGTCGGCCCTCCTCCACGATTTTCAGCAAGTCCTTGGCTACGGGCCGCTGGTGGCAGCGATCATCCCGTCCATCCCCACGCTCTGTTTTGCGGTGGCGGGGGCCGCGACGTCATGGCTGACCGGACGGCTGGGCGTCGAGAAGGCAATCCTGCTGGCGCTCGGATTCCTGGCCGCCGGGCTGCTGCTCCGGGGGATCCCGGCAACCGGCATGCTGGTGGCGGGCACCGTGGTGGGGATGTCCGGGCTGGCGGTCTGCAATGTGGCCATGCCGTCGTTCATCCGCGAGCACTTTGCCAACCGCACTTCAGCGATGACCGCGCTCTACACCGTCACCATGACCACCGGAGCCACAGTCACCGCGGTCGCCGTCGTCCCGCTGGCGTTGGCGCTTGGCTCACCGTCCGCCGCACTCGGCACCATCGGATTCCTTGCCGTGGCCGCCTTCCTGGGCTTCCTGCCCGTTGTTCTGCATGCGCACCGCAACAGCGTCCGGAACACTGCTGCCCGCATCTCCCCGTGGCCACTGCTCCGCACCCGGAAGGGCCAGCTTCTCACCGCCCTCTTCGCACTCCAGGCGCTGCTCGCGTACTCGCTCATCAGCTGGTTCCCGTCGATGTTGATCAACATGGGCATCAGCTCCGCTGACAGCGGCCTGATGTACGGGCTCATGCAGCTGGTGTCCGTACCGGCCGGCATGGTGCTGCTCGCCATCGGCTCGCGGCCCCGGATGCTCCGGCCGGCGCTGTACCTGGTCAGCACCACCATGGTGGCCGGCCTGGCATCGCTGATGTTCCTGCCGGTGAGCCTGGCCGTCATCCCCACCGTCCTGCTTGGCTTCGGCCTGGGAATTTTCCCGCTGGTGATGGTGATGATCAGCCGGAGCGGGACGAGCACCGCCGAGACCACTGCCCTGTCCACGCTGGCGCAGTCCACCGGCTACCTGCTGGCCACGGCCGGCCCCTTCGGTGCAGGCCTGCTGTTCAGCGGTACTGGCGGCTGGACGCTTCCCCTCGCACTGCTGCTGGGCCTCGCAGTGGTCCAAGTGGTGGTTGCACACCTCATCTCCCGCACCCCCTTGTCCGGCCTGAAGAAGTAG
- a CDS encoding FadR/GntR family transcriptional regulator translates to MTLSTSHRQPLADEVTAKLRQMVHSGEWTLDQRIPSEPELMQGLGVSRGTLREAIKALAHSGMLEVRRGDGTYVRATSEMSGAARRMYQDHTDEHILEVRLGLDTQAARLAARNATADDVTALRAVLATREVAWTAGDFEGWARADWDFHVRVAKASGNPLLHELYVSFGDVFHQDLLKQQRKGRLDGLTKEGHGAVVDAIEAHDADSAVASVNQNLNTCAEWLRA, encoded by the coding sequence ATGACCCTGAGCACCTCACACCGCCAGCCCCTCGCCGACGAGGTCACCGCCAAACTCCGGCAGATGGTCCACTCCGGCGAATGGACCCTGGACCAGCGCATCCCGTCCGAGCCGGAGCTGATGCAGGGCCTGGGCGTCTCGCGCGGCACTTTGCGCGAAGCCATCAAAGCCCTGGCGCATAGCGGGATGCTGGAGGTCCGCCGCGGCGACGGCACCTACGTCCGCGCCACCAGCGAGATGTCCGGCGCCGCCCGACGGATGTACCAGGACCACACGGACGAACACATCCTCGAGGTCAGGCTCGGCCTGGACACGCAGGCGGCGCGCCTCGCGGCCCGGAATGCAACGGCCGACGACGTCACTGCCCTGCGTGCCGTGCTCGCCACCCGGGAAGTCGCCTGGACCGCTGGTGACTTCGAGGGGTGGGCCCGCGCGGACTGGGACTTCCACGTGCGCGTTGCCAAGGCCTCCGGGAACCCGCTGCTGCATGAGCTCTACGTCAGTTTCGGCGACGTGTTCCACCAGGACCTACTCAAACAGCAGCGCAAGGGCAGGCTGGACGGTCTCACAAAGGAAGGCCATGGTGCCGTGGTGGACGCCATCGAGGCCCACGACGCCGATTCCGCGGTGGCCAGCGTCAACCAGAACCTGAACACCTGCGCGGAGTGGCTGCGGGCGTAG
- a CDS encoding DUF1206 domain-containing protein, producing MADGESSISEAADAVEEASDTKALDIVARSGFAVMALLHIIVGAISVAIAFGQPGQAEATGAIEQLGANPWGPAVLWSCVVGCTGLAAWQLSEATLRSRHLPRKQRLGKLVSSGFLAVAYGSVGLSFAGFAVGVRGDSGDTTRDFSTAVLKTPLGLPLLVAVGLTVMGVGVYFVVKGLRRGFKPELFRFEGTRRGRLIDSLGVAGHVAKGIALNLAGLLFVIAAAKHSPEESTGLDGSLKALRDHMFGPYLLVAIGAGFICYGLFALVRARFGRM from the coding sequence ATGGCAGACGGGGAATCCAGCATCAGCGAAGCGGCAGACGCTGTCGAGGAAGCGTCGGATACCAAGGCGCTGGACATTGTGGCTCGCTCCGGATTTGCCGTGATGGCCCTGTTGCACATCATCGTTGGCGCGATTTCCGTCGCCATAGCCTTCGGGCAGCCGGGTCAGGCAGAAGCCACCGGGGCCATCGAGCAGTTGGGGGCCAACCCGTGGGGACCAGCCGTGCTGTGGTCGTGCGTGGTGGGCTGCACCGGGCTGGCGGCGTGGCAGCTGAGCGAAGCCACGCTCCGATCGCGGCATCTGCCCCGGAAGCAGCGGCTGGGAAAGCTTGTCTCCTCCGGATTTTTGGCAGTTGCTTACGGAAGCGTGGGGCTCAGCTTCGCCGGGTTCGCGGTGGGCGTGCGCGGAGATTCCGGAGACACCACACGCGATTTCAGCACCGCAGTCCTTAAAACCCCACTCGGACTGCCTCTGCTGGTGGCGGTGGGCCTGACCGTCATGGGCGTGGGCGTCTACTTTGTGGTGAAGGGGCTGCGGCGCGGATTCAAACCGGAACTCTTCCGCTTCGAGGGCACCCGCCGCGGCAGGCTGATCGACTCCCTCGGCGTCGCCGGGCACGTGGCCAAGGGAATCGCCCTGAACCTGGCCGGTCTGCTGTTCGTGATCGCCGCGGCAAAGCATAGTCCCGAAGAGTCCACCGGCTTGGACGGCAGCCTGAAGGCACTCCGGGACCATATGTTCGGCCCGTACCTGCTCGTCGCGATTGGGGCGGGCTTCATCTGCTACGGCCTGTTCGCGCTGGTCCGGGCCCGGTTCGGCAGGATGTAG
- a CDS encoding SRPBCC family protein gives MSTVSQLFNSTADDVWKVIADGWLYSGWVVGASRIRAVDAQWPGAGSRLHHSVGAWPLVINDSTGVAAVEPGRSLELVARGWPLGEARVVITLEDLGTQCRVSIAEDAIRGPGKIVPKVLRDALIGARNRETLSRLELMAAGAAGR, from the coding sequence ATGTCAACCGTGAGCCAACTGTTCAACTCCACGGCCGACGACGTCTGGAAAGTGATCGCCGACGGCTGGCTCTACTCGGGCTGGGTGGTGGGCGCCTCCCGCATCCGGGCCGTCGACGCGCAGTGGCCCGGGGCCGGCTCCCGGCTGCACCACTCCGTGGGCGCCTGGCCACTGGTGATCAATGACAGCACCGGTGTGGCCGCCGTTGAACCCGGCCGCTCCCTGGAGCTAGTGGCGCGTGGCTGGCCGCTGGGTGAAGCCAGAGTGGTGATCACACTGGAGGATCTGGGCACGCAATGCCGGGTTTCCATCGCCGAGGACGCCATCCGTGGACCGGGCAAGATTGTCCCCAAAGTGCTGCGCGACGCACTGATCGGCGCCCGGAACCGCGAAACCCTCAGCCGGCTGGAACTCATGGCGGCCGGAGCGGCGGGACGTTAA